One part of the Desulfuromonas acetoxidans DSM 684 genome encodes these proteins:
- a CDS encoding PilZ domain-containing protein, with amino-acid sequence MVDKRRKGRVKKRLRILYGTEIPSKVGFTSDISGSGLCIKSFIVYKPGALVLMELELPNGDVARLEGRVHWARKVPPDLLRKVKHAGMGIKIVNFLSGRDAYLELCQG; translated from the coding sequence ATGGTTGATAAGCGCCGTAAAGGGCGAGTAAAAAAACGCTTACGTATTCTCTATGGGACTGAAATTCCATCTAAGGTTGGATTTACATCCGACATCTCCGGTTCCGGACTGTGTATCAAGTCTTTTATCGTTTACAAACCAGGGGCCTTGGTTCTCATGGAGCTTGAACTTCCCAACGGTGACGTTGCACGTCTGGAAGGTCGTGTTCACTGGGCTCGTAAAGTTCCACCTGATCTGTTGCGCAAGGTAAAACACGCCGGTATGGGGATCAAAATCGTCAACTTTCTCAGTGGTCGTGACGCCT